One window of the Rosa rugosa chromosome 3, drRosRugo1.1, whole genome shotgun sequence genome contains the following:
- the LOC133739550 gene encoding protein SET DOMAIN GROUP 41-like — protein sequence MEMEMEMEMRAEEEIELGQDLTPSLPPLSFALHDSLLSSHCSSCFSPLPPLHTPPFPNNSHHVHYCSPRCSASDSPLHLSSAEPRLLRLLHSHPSTYPHGDSSDLRAALRLLHSLPATSPPAPTRISGLLTNRPKLIDHDDDLSIRDGARAMFLARTMRDAQDDDADLEEAVLCLVLTNAVEVQDNTGRTLGIAVYDSCFSWINHSCSPNACYRFLLSSPSPPQCAETPLRIVPAGQIESGVCSKNLLTKECGKYGPRVIVRSIKRINRGDEVTITYTDLLQPKAMRQSELWSRYRFVCSCKRCSASPLTYVDCALEDIYAVNFNSSRLSSDIIFNRDKVLTQGLSDNQQEGNEEKSELTYWLNPLHHLSLNAYPTLASVTSAAYSLLLAGATHHLFNSESSLVVNVAHFWTIAGDSLLNLAKSSLWSEINRWDLPVSDHLELYRIAKYKCPKCSLMDKFETYSFHDPVKHADFEHASREFLDCVTNLTQKVWYFLVQGCRYLGLCKNPIDFCWLDTSKYSSECEVLTQSTGTNCGNKRSFSGSEAEEDTNQLRMYILYLGVHCLLYGEFLASICYGRYSHLTCYVHNILDREEKSSNPCH from the exons atggagatggagatggagatggagatgagaGCCGAAGAGGAGATAGAACTAGGACAAGACTTAACCCCATCActccctcctctctctttcGCTCTCCATGACTCCCTTCTCTCCTCTCACTGCTCTTCCTGCTTCTCTCCCCTCCCTCCTCTCCATACCCCTCCCTTTCCCAACAATTCCCACCATGTCCACTACTGCTCCCCACGCTGCTCCGCCTCCGATTCTCCCCTCCACCTCTCCAGCGCCGAGCCTCGCCTTCTCCGCCTCCTCCATTCCCACCCCTCCACCTACCCCCACGGCGACTCCTCCGACCTCCGCGCCGCCCTCCGCCTCCTCCACTCCCTTCCCGCCACCTCTCCCCCCGCTCCAACCCGCATCTCCGGCCTCCTGACCAACCGCCCCAAACTCATTGACCACGACGATGACCTCAGCATTCGCGACGGCGCCAGGGCTATGTTTCTCGCCAGGACAATGCGGGACGCTCAGGACGACGACGCCGATTTGGAGGAGGCTGTGCTGTGCCTGGTCCTGACCAACGCCGTCGAGGTCCAGGATAACACCGGCCGCACCCTCGGAATTGCAGTGTACGATTCCTGCTTCTCTTGGATCAACCACAGCTGTTCTCCCAATGCCTGCTACCGCTTTCTGCTGTCCTCGCCGTCCCCGCCGCAGTGCGCCGAGACGCCGCTGCGTATTGTCCCCGCCGGCCAA ATTGAGAGTGGTGTTTGTAGCAAGAATTTGTTAACAAAAG AATGCGGGAAATATGGTCCAAGAGTGATAGTTAGGAGCATCAAGAGAATCAATAGGGGAGACGAAGTCACTATTACATACACTGACTTGTTGCAACCAAAG GCTATGAGGCAGTCTGAATTATGGTCAAGGTATCGGTTTGTGTGCTCATGTAAGAGATGTAGTGCATCACCCCTAACTTATGTCGACTGTGCTTTGGAG GATATCTATGCAGTCAATTTCAACTCTTCCAGATTGAGTTCAGATATTATCTTCAATAGAGACAAG GTACTCACACAAGGTCTTTCTGATAACCAGCAAGAGggaaatgaagaaaaatcagAGTTAACTTACTGGTTGAACCCATTGCATCACCTCTCTCTAAATGCGTACCCCACATTGGCTTCAGT GACAAGCGCAGCATACTCATTGTTGCTCGCAGGCGCAACTCACCATCTCTTTAACTCTGAATCTTCCCTAGTTGTAAATGTTGCACATTTCTGGACGATCGCTGGGGATTCCTTGCTAAATCTTGCTAAGAGCTCACTCTGGAGTGAGATAAACAGATGGGATTTGCCTGTGTCAGACCACTTGGAACTATACCGTATTGCAAAATACAAATGTCCAAAGTGCTCATTGATGGATAAATTCGAAACTTATTCATTTCATGATCCAGTGAAGCATGCAGATTTTGAACATGCATCGAGGGAGTTTCTTGATTGTGTCACTAACTTAACACAAAaagtttggtattttctggtTCAAGGTTGCCGCTATCTGGGACTTTGTAAGAATCCTATAGATTTTTGCTGGCTTGACACTTCAAAATATTCAAGTGAATGTGAAGTTCTTACTCAGTCTACTGGTACTAACTGTGGGAATAAAAGAAGTTTTTCTGGAAGTGAAGCAGAGGAAGACACCAACCAGTTAAGGATGTATATTTTATATCTCGGTGTCCATTGCTTACTATATGGAGAATTTCTTGCGAGCATATGTTATGGTAGGTATTCCCATTTGACTTGTTATGTTCATAACATTTTAGATCGTGAAGAGAAATCATCAAATCCTTGTCATTGA